One segment of Oscillospiraceae bacterium MB08-C2-2 DNA contains the following:
- a CDS encoding zinc-ribbon domain-containing protein, with amino-acid sequence MAFCQQCGAQLPEGSAFCGNCGAEVSGTPQQKVCRSCGHWMPLDMLFCDKCGNRYVSQEPQLPFQSRVNEVDRGGMGAKDFSGESITANYFKGIGALGGTLVFDQTGMTFCPHQIHVLSEKTRIQYQDICHVAARNTMGLVPNGMSVFTRDGKEHKFVLFNRENVIAYLNQKRG; translated from the coding sequence ATGGCTTTTTGTCAACAATGTGGTGCGCAATTGCCGGAAGGTTCTGCTTTTTGCGGAAATTGTGGAGCTGAAGTTTCTGGAACGCCTCAACAAAAGGTTTGCCGCAGCTGCGGGCATTGGATGCCGTTGGATATGCTTTTTTGTGATAAGTGCGGCAACCGCTATGTTTCTCAGGAACCTCAGCTGCCATTTCAATCCAGAGTGAATGAAGTCGACAGGGGTGGCATGGGGGCAAAAGACTTTTCAGGTGAAAGTATAACGGCAAACTATTTCAAGGGGATAGGCGCTTTAGGCGGAACACTGGTCTTCGATCAGACAGGTATGACTTTCTGTCCTCATCAGATTCATGTTCTGAGCGAAAAAACGCGAATCCAATATCAGGACATTTGTCATGTTGCAGCACGCAATACAATGGGACTCGTCCCAAATGGCATGTCGGTTTTCACACGGGACGGAAAAGAGCACAAATTTGTTCTTTTCAACCGTGAGAACGTCATCGCTTATTTGAATCAAAAACGGGGGTAA
- a CDS encoding dynamin family protein, which yields MSEATFNSFSNYNHTITALTGDLKKLGDYSRRMQLSGNLSAIEEVLKRLKEDSFNIAIVGEFNRGKSSLINALLEKDVLPTDLLPTTATLNRVTYSVTSFVQLEYHDGNMEEIEIDQLPQYVTKLTREGEQRAKSIKIATVYYPVNYCKNGVTIIDTPGLNDDTAMSDVTFSVLPQADAAIMVMMAGAPFSQSEYEFLENKIITSDLGRVLFVLTGIDLYSDSDVERLLSFIRQKITESVLNKAQKVHGKGSEEYMAIERKLGTVRIYGLSAKNALKAKKKGDHAALEKSGFPVFETALERFLTEDRGAIRLNVPISRIKTSSVELMRAVRLRENALAMEREEFDAQYAKAMNEIQSIRNEREAEFRGINHASENAYATLLPIIEEYWPGMEQAADNAIDEYVISDVKELEGAAGDATQEAMTKAVKGAMAKASQNFGERIQASINRSLQNEAERVSDFERRFFEATESIQNMFIPKSKDSSSESDIVISTLADGFLLFGLGGAYQGFRQAGWKGALLGGATSAATGIAASFTSGLLISALSLPLTWPVVLVAGLGAALAGALMGKWALGKVFAKDKIDKFKETFREAIYVEIKRMKTTDNLRQAVRGQVSEAFEALKTKIRTETENILGDTQKQLTQLKVELAHKDSEDAHTKQELRAMLEDVHAMCRRSDEIAGQLNQIMERQEMVSK from the coding sequence ATGTCAGAAGCAACGTTCAACAGCTTTTCAAACTACAACCATACCATCACCGCGCTTACAGGCGATCTTAAAAAGCTTGGTGACTACAGCCGCCGTATGCAGCTTAGCGGCAATCTTTCCGCTATTGAAGAAGTGCTGAAACGCTTAAAGGAAGACAGCTTCAACATTGCTATTGTGGGGGAGTTTAATCGCGGGAAAAGCTCGCTGATTAATGCCCTGCTGGAAAAGGATGTGCTGCCTACCGATTTGCTTCCCACCACGGCCACACTAAACCGGGTTACTTACAGTGTGACATCCTTTGTGCAATTAGAATACCATGACGGCAATATGGAAGAAATAGAGATTGACCAACTGCCCCAATACGTTACCAAACTGACGCGTGAGGGCGAGCAGAGGGCCAAATCCATTAAGATCGCCACCGTCTATTATCCTGTCAACTATTGTAAGAACGGCGTGACAATTATCGATACGCCGGGGCTGAACGATGATACGGCAATGTCTGACGTTACCTTTTCTGTTCTGCCGCAGGCAGATGCGGCGATTATGGTAATGATGGCCGGAGCTCCCTTTTCCCAATCGGAGTATGAATTTTTGGAAAACAAAATCATCACCAGTGATTTGGGCCGTGTGTTGTTTGTGCTGACCGGCATTGATCTCTACAGCGACAGCGATGTGGAGCGTCTTTTGTCTTTTATCCGGCAGAAAATCACCGAGTCGGTTCTTAATAAAGCACAAAAAGTTCATGGCAAAGGTTCCGAGGAATATATGGCTATTGAGCGCAAGCTGGGTACGGTGCGTATATACGGTCTGTCAGCAAAAAATGCACTCAAAGCTAAGAAGAAAGGCGACCATGCAGCGCTTGAGAAAAGCGGTTTTCCGGTGTTTGAAACGGCATTGGAGCGCTTCCTGACCGAGGATCGGGGTGCGATACGCCTAAACGTACCCATCAGCCGTATTAAAACATCCTCTGTCGAGCTGATGCGTGCGGTACGGCTACGTGAAAATGCGCTTGCTATGGAGCGTGAGGAATTCGATGCGCAGTATGCCAAAGCCATGAACGAGATACAAAGCATCCGCAATGAGCGTGAAGCGGAGTTCCGTGGAATCAACCATGCGTCTGAAAACGCCTACGCTACCCTTTTGCCCATTATCGAGGAGTATTGGCCCGGTATGGAGCAGGCGGCGGACAATGCCATTGATGAATATGTGATATCAGACGTGAAAGAGTTGGAGGGAGCCGCTGGTGATGCGACACAGGAGGCCATGACTAAGGCTGTAAAGGGAGCCATGGCTAAGGCCAGCCAGAATTTCGGCGAACGCATACAAGCATCCATTAATCGGTCACTGCAAAACGAAGCCGAACGTGTTTCTGATTTTGAACGTCGCTTTTTTGAAGCAACAGAGAGCATACAGAATATGTTCATTCCCAAAAGCAAAGACAGTTCTTCCGAAAGCGATATTGTAATCAGCACTTTGGCTGATGGGTTTCTGCTGTTTGGACTGGGTGGGGCCTATCAGGGGTTTCGGCAGGCGGGATGGAAGGGCGCACTGCTGGGTGGAGCCACCAGCGCAGCAACCGGCATTGCAGCGTCTTTCACATCAGGTCTGCTCATCAGCGCACTTTCCCTTCCGCTTACGTGGCCGGTTGTGCTTGTGGCTGGTCTTGGCGCAGCACTGGCGGGGGCGCTTATGGGCAAGTGGGCCTTGGGAAAGGTGTTTGCCAAAGACAAGATTGACAAGTTTAAGGAAACGTTCAGAGAGGCGATATATGTTGAAATTAAACGCATGAAGACAACGGATAATTTGAGGCAAGCCGTCAGAGGCCAGGTATCGGAAGCATTTGAAGCCCTAAAAACAAAAATCCGTACAGAGACAGAAAATATCCTGGGTGATACACAAAAGCAGTTAACTCAATTGAAAGTGGAGTTGGCGCATAAGGATAGTGAAGACGCACACACAAAGCAGGAACTTCGGGCTATGCTCGAAGATGTGCATGCCATGTGCAGGCGTTCGGATGAGATTGCCGGGCAGCTTAATCAAATTATGGAAAGGCAGGAGATGGTTTCAAAATGA
- a CDS encoding M48 family metallopeptidase: MNLVNPTDGINTSFPEYVKSRKMLTQAHMQGGVPDYAYGADYVLRQKIKAIPGFYAIAKAITNTTIPLIKQQLNSSSLKVGPSQFPDIYEIVVDCARRLGIGIPAVYIRSKAAELNATAWCVDDDMPLIEITSALLERSTPGELKAVIGHECGHIHNNHGIFNTAAQLILNAAQTAIPGVQQILALVTMPLQLAFSMWSRAGEVTCDRAGVICSEDAGDTISVQSNLLYGAALNCGKADIDALLKQYDAIRDKPVRFLELDSTHPIGVRRIFAVKEFFNSEVLYAWRPEWRMPDMHLVDKQTLDARCEKYISVLKSGKRS, from the coding sequence ATGAATTTGGTAAACCCGACGGATGGCATTAATACAAGCTTTCCGGAATATGTTAAAAGCCGCAAGATGCTGACACAGGCCCATATGCAAGGCGGCGTGCCAGACTATGCCTATGGTGCAGACTATGTGCTGCGGCAGAAAATCAAGGCTATTCCGGGTTTTTATGCCATAGCCAAAGCCATCACCAATACCACCATTCCCCTTATTAAGCAGCAGCTGAATAGCAGCAGCTTAAAGGTGGGGCCTTCCCAGTTTCCTGATATATACGAAATTGTTGTTGACTGTGCACGGCGGCTGGGCATTGGTATCCCGGCCGTGTATATCAGAAGTAAAGCGGCGGAACTGAATGCCACTGCCTGGTGCGTTGATGATGATATGCCCTTGATTGAGATTACATCCGCCCTGCTGGAACGTTCCACACCCGGAGAGCTTAAAGCGGTGATTGGGCATGAATGCGGTCATATTCACAACAATCACGGTATATTCAATACCGCTGCACAGCTCATACTTAATGCCGCGCAAACCGCTATCCCCGGTGTGCAGCAGATACTCGCGCTGGTCACTATGCCTTTGCAGCTGGCGTTCTCCATGTGGAGCCGCGCAGGAGAGGTTACATGCGATCGTGCAGGGGTTATTTGCTCGGAGGATGCCGGCGACACCATCAGCGTGCAGAGCAATCTGCTTTATGGCGCAGCACTGAACTGCGGGAAAGCCGACATCGATGCCCTACTTAAGCAGTACGATGCGATTCGTGACAAGCCTGTGCGCTTTTTAGAATTGGATAGCACTCACCCCATTGGGGTACGCCGTATATTTGCGGTCAAGGAATTTTTTAACAGTGAGGTATTGTATGCGTGGCGTCCTGAGTGGAGAATGCCGGATATGCATCTTGTTGACAAGCAGACGCTGGACGCGCGTTGTGAAAAGTATATCAGCGTATTAAAAAGTGGAAAGAGGAGTTAG
- a CDS encoding dynamin family protein yields MDDNVMQHQIRLDYEGVCGDIERILDDVAHLCTEQYLVKSLGEPAVSKVKDNIEAVRKRLYGSFQIVVVGDFKRGKSTLINALLGEAAVPTAVTPETVTINKLSFAEVPRIEAVLSNKKRVTLTQSELERDALLALFKGLPAPVDTVDIRLNNHFLRNVTIIDTPGLGDLTEGFDQQVAEYLVNADAIVYVTSARAPLSFTEQVFLSASVMPQSFCRIFMAVNMTDTLESEENIEKVRELTESRAGAISDHIYVYMLSALDEFCRKKEFARPEPLLANSLENQFLAFETALDSDAVLQKDIIKSMRGVALTRLMLEALAGRIRLVQDSLRTDMETLSRSQDVFQAQDNVLRANIEKHKASLLSSMYDWEIEAKGWMCDFMDRLKAEIQQLKDDADMGDIQRYFQFYMMDLIKNAMFACTCKHQKDIGDMLQNSVRSISGEISQALFGDVQARIADCMADVSWTHVDTALFAGEAVLNMTGLSAVVGPFFLLRQIIGGAIRQKTVSNKQADVIAPVLQEYDAITQGVLHQVEKIYAQIKKDALSKLDELYQAEIQISSEAIQNARQLACDKNVKIQDVQAFLEHTLHMIANCTERMREYAMDVPFLS; encoded by the coding sequence GTGGATGACAATGTTATGCAGCACCAAATCCGTTTGGATTATGAAGGCGTTTGCGGCGATATTGAGCGCATTTTAGATGATGTAGCACACCTGTGTACAGAACAATACCTCGTAAAATCGCTTGGGGAGCCGGCTGTTTCCAAGGTAAAGGACAACATCGAGGCTGTGCGCAAGCGGTTATACGGTTCGTTCCAGATTGTTGTGGTGGGGGATTTTAAACGCGGTAAATCAACGCTGATCAATGCGCTGTTGGGAGAAGCCGCTGTCCCGACTGCCGTTACGCCGGAGACGGTTACAATTAACAAGCTATCCTTCGCTGAAGTTCCCCGAATCGAAGCTGTATTAAGCAACAAAAAGCGTGTGACACTCACGCAGAGCGAGCTGGAGCGAGATGCACTTTTGGCACTTTTCAAAGGGTTGCCCGCCCCCGTTGATACCGTTGATATTCGCCTGAACAACCATTTTCTCAGAAATGTAACCATCATCGATACCCCAGGCTTAGGAGATTTGACAGAGGGGTTTGACCAGCAGGTTGCTGAATATCTTGTCAATGCTGATGCCATTGTGTATGTTACCTCTGCTCGCGCGCCTTTGTCTTTTACCGAGCAGGTGTTTTTGTCCGCCAGTGTCATGCCGCAGAGCTTCTGTAGGATATTCATGGCTGTGAATATGACTGATACGCTGGAGAGCGAGGAGAATATAGAGAAAGTGCGGGAACTGACGGAGAGTCGTGCCGGTGCTATCAGTGACCATATCTATGTATATATGTTAAGCGCCCTGGATGAGTTTTGCCGTAAGAAAGAATTTGCGCGTCCCGAACCGTTGCTGGCCAATAGCTTGGAAAATCAATTCCTGGCGTTTGAAACAGCACTTGACAGCGATGCAGTGCTGCAGAAAGATATCATTAAATCCATGCGTGGAGTGGCGCTTACCCGGCTGATGCTGGAGGCACTTGCGGGGCGTATAAGACTGGTTCAGGACTCACTCAGAACGGATATGGAAACGCTGAGCAGATCGCAGGATGTGTTCCAAGCACAGGATAACGTATTACGGGCCAACATTGAAAAACACAAAGCTTCCCTCTTGAGCAGCATGTACGACTGGGAAATTGAAGCCAAGGGATGGATGTGCGATTTTATGGATCGGCTTAAAGCTGAGATACAGCAACTGAAAGACGATGCCGATATGGGCGACATTCAACGCTATTTTCAGTTCTATATGATGGACTTAATAAAGAATGCCATGTTTGCCTGTACATGCAAGCATCAAAAAGACATTGGAGATATGCTGCAAAATAGTGTGAGAAGTATATCCGGCGAGATTTCACAAGCACTGTTTGGAGATGTTCAAGCCCGCATTGCGGATTGTATGGCGGATGTAAGCTGGACGCATGTGGATACGGCGTTATTCGCAGGGGAAGCGGTATTGAATATGACCGGACTATCTGCTGTTGTGGGACCATTTTTTTTACTGAGACAGATTATTGGCGGCGCTATTCGTCAGAAAACAGTTTCTAACAAGCAGGCGGATGTGATTGCGCCCGTTTTGCAGGAGTATGATGCCATTACACAAGGTGTGCTCCACCAGGTGGAGAAAATATACGCCCAAATAAAAAAGGATGCCCTTTCCAAGCTGGATGAACTATATCAAGCGGAAATACAGATTTCGTCGGAAGCCATACAAAATGCCCGGCAGCTGGCGTGCGATAAGAATGTGAAGATTCAGGATGTGCAGGCCTTTCTAGAACATACGCTGCATATGATTGCAAATTGTACTGAGCGCATGCGGGAATATGCGATGGATGTCCCTTTTTTATCGTAA
- the smpB gene encoding SsrA-binding protein SmpB translates to MEKSAFKTIAQNKKARHDYFVEESFEAGIELVGTEVKSLRKGTVNLKDSWCDIQDNELFVKQMHISPYEHGNIFNKDPMRSRKLLMHRREIVRLASLLARQGYTLVPLSLYFKGSRVKVQVGLCQGKKLYDKREDAAKKAAKRDIDRAMKENAR, encoded by the coding sequence ATGGAAAAATCAGCGTTTAAAACCATAGCCCAAAACAAAAAGGCACGCCACGATTATTTTGTGGAGGAAAGCTTTGAAGCTGGCATTGAGCTGGTAGGCACCGAGGTAAAAAGCCTACGCAAGGGCACGGTGAACCTGAAGGACAGCTGGTGCGATATTCAGGATAACGAGCTGTTTGTCAAGCAGATGCACATCAGCCCCTACGAGCACGGAAATATTTTTAACAAAGACCCCATGCGTTCCCGCAAGCTGCTGATGCATCGGCGGGAGATTGTTCGATTGGCTTCTCTGCTGGCTCGCCAGGGCTATACGCTGGTGCCTCTATCTCTTTATTTTAAGGGCTCACGGGTTAAGGTTCAGGTGGGGCTCTGCCAAGGTAAAAAGCTCTATGATAAGCGGGAGGACGCCGCTAAAAAAGCCGCTAAACGGGATATTGACCGGGCCATGAAGGAAAACGCCCGGTAG
- a CDS encoding GtrA family protein, with product MDKIIKLVKSDEFAKLVKFGITGVVNTLVDFLVFTLLRNVVGWDLTLSQVISYSAGVVNSYILNRSWTFRSREKFLSPQLVKFLVLSLSMLGLSVVLINLFTLQFGLVEMAAKGITIVLVLIVNFLINRLWVFR from the coding sequence ATGGATAAAATTATCAAGCTGGTTAAAAGCGATGAATTTGCCAAGCTGGTCAAGTTCGGCATCACTGGGGTGGTCAACACCTTGGTGGATTTTTTGGTGTTTACCCTTTTGCGTAACGTTGTGGGATGGGATTTAACCCTTTCGCAGGTGATTTCTTATTCGGCTGGAGTTGTGAACAGCTACATTCTCAATCGGAGCTGGACCTTCCGCTCCCGGGAGAAGTTCCTCAGCCCGCAGCTCGTGAAGTTCTTGGTTCTCAGCCTTTCAATGCTGGGCCTGAGTGTGGTTTTGATCAACCTTTTTACCTTACAGTTTGGCCTGGTGGAAATGGCAGCCAAGGGTATTACCATTGTTTTGGTTTTAATTGTAAACTTTTTGATCAACCGCCTTTGGGTGTTCCGCTAA
- the recR gene encoding recombination mediator RecR, translating to MSYSVLPLTKLIEQFERLPGIGKKSAQRLAFHVLDMPRVKAEEFANTILEAREKIRRCKICQNLTDQELCPICSEENRDKTIICVVEDPRDILAFERTREYHGLYHVLHGLISPMDGVGPEQLYIKELISRLHDNGVTEVIMATNPTVEGEATAAYLARLLKPIGVKVTRLAYGVPVGSNLEYADEVTLYRALEGRSEI from the coding sequence ATGAGCTACTCTGTATTGCCTTTAACCAAATTGATTGAACAGTTTGAGCGGCTGCCAGGCATCGGCAAAAAATCCGCTCAGAGGCTGGCCTTCCATGTTTTGGATATGCCCCGTGTTAAAGCGGAGGAATTTGCCAATACTATTTTGGAGGCCAGAGAAAAAATCCGGCGCTGCAAAATCTGCCAGAACCTCACCGATCAGGAGCTCTGCCCCATTTGCAGTGAGGAAAACCGGGATAAAACCATCATCTGTGTGGTGGAGGACCCCCGGGATATTTTGGCTTTTGAGCGTACCCGGGAATACCACGGCCTTTACCATGTGCTGCATGGGCTGATCTCGCCGATGGATGGTGTTGGCCCGGAACAGCTCTATATCAAGGAACTAATAAGCCGCCTGCATGATAACGGGGTCACGGAAGTTATTATGGCCACCAATCCCACTGTGGAGGGGGAGGCTACGGCGGCTTATCTGGCTCGCCTTCTCAAGCCCATAGGGGTTAAGGTAACCCGCCTTGCTTATGGGGTGCCGGTGGGCAGCAACTTGGAATATGCCGATGAAGTGACCCTATACCGTGCTCTAGAAGGGCGCAGTGAGATTTAG
- a CDS encoding YbaB/EbfC family nucleoid-associated protein: MKARLPQGMGGGAQNMNAMIKQAQKMQTLIGEKQEELNTREFTETVGGGAVEVIMTGDKRVKTVTIKPEVIDPEDVDMLQDLIVAAMNQALATVEEVTSAEMEKITGGMNMPGMF, translated from the coding sequence ATGAAAGCAAGATTGCCACAGGGTATGGGCGGCGGAGCCCAGAATATGAATGCTATGATCAAACAGGCCCAGAAAATGCAGACTCTTATTGGAGAAAAGCAAGAGGAGCTGAATACGCGGGAATTTACCGAGACTGTGGGCGGCGGGGCTGTTGAAGTCATCATGACCGGTGATAAAAGAGTCAAGACTGTAACCATCAAGCCGGAGGTTATTGACCCGGAGGATGTGGATATGCTGCAGGATTTAATTGTGGCCGCCATGAATCAGGCTTTGGCCACTGTTGAAGAAGTTACCTCTGCTGAAATGGAGAAAATTACCGGCGGAATGAATATGCCGGGTATGTTTTAA
- the dnaX gene encoding DNA polymerase III subunit gamma/tau, whose product MYQALYRKWRPKSFDDVVGQEHITTTLKNEIAAGKPSHAYLFTGTRGTGKTTCSKIIAKAVNCLEPHEGNPCGHCMICTGIDADNLMDVTEIDAASNSGVDNIRDLREEANFTPAVAKYRVYIIDEAHMLSTGAFNALLKIMEEPPAHVIFILATTEIHKVPATILSRCQRFDFRRIDSRIIADRLLYVAEQEGFALEEEAALLIAKLSDGGMRDALSLLDLCWSRSDSITPQVVAQSAGLTGSGHLFEISQGVIGGDIGAVLQVVEGLWAQSVDYERLCQQLIGFYRNMMVVKSLDDPGDLVACLPEELTQYREQAQKLSMSQILACLGTLQDAMGRMSRTTQRRTELELCLVKLCDPALSTAPEALLTRLEKLELEVKAKSIPQTAPVQMPVPAKPAVPAAEANPITAADKIKVQPFQRWNEVLQILQQKNKALYGALSDSSAYLGGDLVLVEANGDLFAQMVRGDSYAKDSLRQAILAVTGITCRLGPYNEAKYEKASAVSPVDLLLKKASELGVPVKES is encoded by the coding sequence TGACGATGTTGTGGGCCAGGAACATATTACCACTACCCTGAAAAATGAAATTGCGGCAGGCAAGCCGTCTCACGCTTACCTGTTCACCGGAACCCGGGGGACAGGTAAAACTACCTGCTCCAAAATCATTGCCAAGGCGGTCAACTGCTTAGAGCCTCATGAGGGGAACCCCTGCGGCCACTGCATGATCTGCACCGGCATTGATGCGGACAATCTTATGGATGTAACCGAGATCGATGCCGCCAGCAACAGTGGTGTGGATAACATCCGGGATTTGCGGGAGGAGGCAAACTTCACCCCCGCTGTGGCAAAATACCGGGTTTATATCATCGACGAGGCTCATATGCTCAGCACCGGCGCTTTCAACGCCTTGCTGAAAATTATGGAGGAGCCGCCGGCTCATGTGATTTTTATTCTGGCCACCACCGAGATACACAAGGTGCCGGCCACGATTTTATCCCGTTGTCAGCGGTTTGATTTCCGCCGGATCGACAGCCGGATTATTGCCGACCGTCTGCTGTATGTGGCGGAGCAGGAGGGCTTTGCTCTCGAGGAAGAAGCTGCCCTTCTAATCGCTAAGCTTTCGGATGGCGGCATGCGGGATGCCCTCTCTCTGCTGGATTTGTGCTGGAGCCGCAGCGATTCCATTACACCACAGGTGGTGGCCCAGTCTGCCGGGCTGACGGGAAGCGGGCATCTTTTTGAAATCTCCCAAGGTGTGATTGGGGGGGATATTGGTGCTGTTTTGCAGGTGGTAGAAGGGCTTTGGGCTCAATCGGTGGATTACGAGCGCCTTTGCCAGCAGCTGATCGGCTTTTACCGCAATATGATGGTGGTCAAATCCTTGGATGATCCGGGGGATTTGGTGGCCTGCCTGCCGGAGGAGCTGACCCAGTACCGGGAACAGGCACAAAAGCTTTCTATGAGCCAGATTCTGGCTTGCCTTGGAACCTTGCAGGACGCCATGGGCAGAATGTCCCGCACCACACAGCGCCGCACCGAGCTGGAGCTGTGTCTGGTCAAGCTGTGCGACCCGGCCCTGAGCACTGCCCCCGAGGCTTTGCTGACCCGATTGGAAAAGCTGGAGCTGGAGGTAAAGGCCAAGAGCATCCCCCAGACAGCTCCGGTTCAGATGCCGGTACCTGCCAAGCCTGCTGTTCCTGCGGCTGAGGCCAATCCCATTACAGCCGCTGACAAAATTAAGGTTCAGCCTTTCCAGCGCTGGAACGAGGTTTTGCAGATTCTCCAGCAGAAAAACAAGGCACTCTATGGTGCTCTTTCCGATTCCAGCGCTTATTTGGGTGGGGATTTGGTGCTGGTTGAGGCCAACGGGGATCTGTTTGCGCAGATGGTTCGGGGGGATTCTTATGCTAAGGATAGCCTGCGTCAGGCTATTTTAGCGGTCACTGGTATAACCTGCCGCCTTGGGCCTTATAACGAGGCCAAGTATGAAAAGGCCTCCGCAGTCAGTCCAGTGGATTTGCTGCTGAAAAAGGCTTCTGAGCTGGGTGTGCCGGTTAAAGAAAGCTGA